The Mytilus galloprovincialis chromosome 2, xbMytGall1.hap1.1, whole genome shotgun sequence genome has a window encoding:
- the LOC143064537 gene encoding uncharacterized protein LOC143064537, which produces MKSILAVICLVGFVACQSPASPQPEPTSKAAPEPAPVVVNTVKVTAQKTVAKSTKKGCDPACDTPFETCVRLAKCQGNDCFRCAVTVSIVLPGASKETMTKPAKETPVTLPADLPNVFQMLNTAQNNQLLNVPAQTGNSMFGSQDPMQNMLMGSFMFDGGMFF; this is translated from the exons ATGAAATCC ATACTTGCTGTTATTTGTCTTGTTGGTTTCGTTGCTTGTCAATCTCCAGCATCACCACAACCTGAACCAACATCTAAAGCTGCCCCAGAACCAGCACCTGTTGTTGTAAACACAGTTAAAGTAACAGCACAAAAGACCGTCGCTAAATCTACAAAGAAAGGATGT GACCCTGCATGTGACACCCCATTTGAAACATGTGTGAGACTTGCTAAATGTCAGGGAAACGACTGCTTCAGATGTGCCG TGACAGTGAGTATCGTTTTACCTGGAGCCAGTAAGGAAACCATGACAAAACCAGCAAAGGAAACACCAGTAACTCTTCCTGCTGACCTCCCTAATGTGTTTCAGATGCTTAACACCGCTCAGAATAACCAATTATTGAATGTGCCAGCACAAACAGGAAACTCAATGTTCGGCAGTCAag atcCTATGCAGAATATGTT AATGGGATCATTTATGTTCGATGGTGGAATGTTCTTCTAA